The Panicum hallii strain FIL2 chromosome 9, PHallii_v3.1, whole genome shotgun sequence genome has a window encoding:
- the LOC112877368 gene encoding probable tRNA (guanine(26)-N(2))-dimethyltransferase 1 has protein sequence MAEVEDKLKDYEIIREGEAEILQLKKNAVFFNPVQVHNRDMSIAVLRAFVGKRKEEHEALVNKRNKLHQENKKSETSVQNGEDASTSQLDEMDVVPEKDINQAQDEIEDLSTEATKTPSWKVTRELKPPVVLEALAASGLRSLRYACEVDGLGKVVALDIDKASIECCKRNIKFNGASATSKVEAHVADARVYMLTHPKEFDVVDIDPYGSPSVFLDSAVQAVADGGLLMCTATDMAVLCGTNGEVCYSKYGSYPTKGKYCHEMALRILLASIESHANRYKRYIVPVLSVFMDFYVRVFVRVFTSASEIKNTPLKLSYIYQCVGCDSFHLQCLGRTISKNSTVKHAPAIGPVVPQECSDCGKKFNVGGPIWSAPIHDQDWVVSTLAGVKSMKDRYPAYDKITSVLTTVSEELHDAPLFFSLHNIAGTVKCMSPSLVMFRSAVLNAGYRISSTHVNPLGVKSDAPWDVIWDIMRCWVKNHPIKEQPHDSPGTAILSKSPTLEVDFSRAVAALSKAQMKKVKRFLPNPERHWGPKVRAGRKITSKHVSLLGPEAINSILNGAVSHEDGNGAALDKPAPEPEGIKDDEPSTKRQKTGDDEEANEP, from the exons ATGGCGGAAGTGGAGGACAAGCTCAAGGACTACGAGATCATTAGGGAGGGTGAGGCCGAGATCCTCCAGCTCAAGAAAAACGCCGTCTTCTTCAATCCCGTTCAG GTTCACAACAGAGACATGTCCATTGCTGTTTTAAGGGCCTTTGTTGGCAAGCGCAAGGAAGAACATGAAGCGCTGGTGAATAAGAGGAATAAATTGCATCAAGAAAACAAAAAGAGTGAAACATCTGTTCAGAATGGAGAGGATGCTTCAACTAGCCAGCTTGATGAAATGGATGTTGTTCCTGAAAAGGATATAAATCAAGCTCAAGATGAAATTGAGGATCTGTCAACAGAAGCAACAAAAACACCTTCCTGGAAAGTAACCAGAGAACTTAAGCCACCAGTTGTTCTTGAG GCTTTGGCTGCTTCTGGGTTGAGATCTCTCCGGTATGCCTGTGAAGTTGATGGCTTAGGAAAGGTAGTTGCTCTGGACATTGATAAAG CTTCTATCGAATGTTGCAAGCGGAACATTAAGTTCAATGGTGCTTCCGCTACTAGTAAGGTGGAAGCTCACGTGGCTGATGCTCGAGTTTACATGCTCACGCATCCAAAAGAATTTGATGTG GTTGATATTGACCCTTATGGGTCACCATCTGTATTCCTCGACTCAGCTGTACAGGCTGTTGCTGATGGAGGGCTATTGATGTGCACTGCCACTGATATGGCAGTTCTTTGTGGCACCAATGGAGAAGTTTGTTACTCCAA GTATGGTTCGTACCCAACCAAGGGCAAATATTGCCATGAAATGGCTTTGAGAATCCTCCTTGCCAGTATTGAG AGCCATGCAAATCGGTACAAGAGATATATCGTGCCTGTTCTCTCTGTGTTTATGGATTTTTATGTGCGTGTTTTTGTTCGGGTGTTCAC TTCTGCAAGTGAAATAAAGAATACTCCTCTTAAACTTTCTTACATATATCAATGTGTTGGCTGTGATTCTTTCCATCTTCAGTGTCTTGGGAGGACTATTTCTAAG AATAGCACTGTGAAGCATGCACCTGCAATTGGGCCTGTTGTCCCTCAAGAATGTAGTGATTGTGGAAAGAAATTTAATGTGGGCGGGCCAATATGGTCTGCTCCTATTCATGATCAAGACTGGGTAGTTTCTACATTGGCAGGTGTTAAGTCAATGAAGGATAGATATCCTGCATATGATAAAATTACTTCAGTTTTAACTACTGTATCAGAG GAGTTACATGATGCTCCATTGTTTTTCAGCCTCCATAACATAGCTGGCACCGTTAAGTGCATGTCTCCATCTTTGGTTATGTTTCGGTCTGCGGTTCTAAATGCTGGCTATCGAATCTCGAGCACCCATGTTAATCCACTTGGTGTTAAATCCGATGCCCCTTGGGACGTAATTTGGGACATCATGCGCTGCTGG GTGAAGAATCATCCTATTAAGGAGCAGCCCCATGACTCTCCAGGAACGGCCATCCTTTCAAAGTCGCCAACGCTAGAA GTGGATTTCTCTAGAGCAGTGGCTGCCCTCAGCAAGGCTCAGATGAAGAAGGTGAAGCGGTTCCTTCCAAACCCAGAACGGCACTGGGGTCCAAAGGTCAGAGCAGGCCGTAAGATCACGAGCAAACATGTCTCTCTGTTGGGCCCTGAGGCTATCAATAGTATTCTGAATGGAGCTGTCAGCCACGAAGATGGAAATGGAGCAGCGCTAGACAAACCAGCTCCAGAACCTGAAGGGATCAAGGATGATGAACCCTCAACCAAACGCCAAAAAACCGGTGATGACGAAGAGGCAAACGAACCTTGA
- the LOC112877147 gene encoding uncharacterized protein LOC112877147, which yields MHPSPSPFLATVHLFSRGGGSSRLDTTCSVPLSLSRSDRGWGCGMGAKEEAEYAAAADAEESASTNQRTLSLKGCSSSVEKIYTMKSPHKKRKSQYELVDPRLLSLKYKFRNRLSHQEEDSATTESLGNDIIFMNKNSGTDMVSIPEELDSCENTLSLFGGCIEVDSKNGIQGQSMRKMYEIRTSASSSSSNIFSSEAFSCSHSSGTRETDSWVMHDVEHDHSSLMLQPHDDLERIYNVLEQYDDLMKDELVNGNAYGSAAHIMEEKLYSNGVDDLQILPAGQTGYHGEKKLTIDQEFEQYFSNLML from the exons ATGcacccctctccctccccattTCTTGCAACTGTTCACTTGTTCAGTCGAGGTGGTGGCAGTTCTAGATTAGACACCACTTGCTCggttcctctctctctctctcgctcggATCGCGGTTGGGGTTGCGGCATGGGAGCGAAGGAGGAGGCGGAGTATGCGGCGGCAGCGGACGCGGAGGAGTCAGCTTCCACCAATCAGCGCACCCTCAGCCTCAAAGGCTG TTCCAGCAGCGTGGAAAAAATTTACACCATGAAAAGTCCACATAAGAAAAGGAAATCACAGTATGAGCTGGTTGATCCAAGGCTGTTATCACTTAAATACAAGTTTCGGAACCGCTTATCTCATCAGGAGGAGGATTCTGCAACTACAGAAAGCTTAGGAAATGATATCATTTTCATGAACAAGAACTCTGGCACGGACATGGTCAGCATACCTGAAGAATTGGACTCTTGTGAGAACACTCTAAGCCTATTTGGCGGGTGCATCGAAGTGGATTCTAAAAATGGAATTCAAGGTCAATCTATGAGAAAAATGTATGAGATACGGACATCTGCATCCAGTAGCTCAAGCAACATTTTTTCATCTGAGGCTTTCAGTTGTTCTCATAGCAGCGGCACCAGAGAGACTGAcagttgggttatgcatgatGTAGAGCATGATCATTCAAGTCTGATGCTGCAACCACATGATGACCTAGAGAGGATATATAATGTACTTGAACAGTATGATGATCTAATGAAGGATGAATTAGTGAATGGCAATGCCTATGGTTCTGCTGCTCATATCATGGAGGAGAAGCTTTACTCGAATGGTGTTGATGATTTACAGATCTTGCCAGCAGGCCAGACCGGCTATCACG GTGAGAAGAAGCTGACCATTGATCAAGAATTTGAGCAGTATTTTTCGAACCTCATGCTTTAG
- the LOC112874840 gene encoding E3 ubiquitin-protein ligase SDIR1 isoform X3: MSFVFRGSRADIEAGGFPGFAPDRRAMRIHAGGRPVHSNSLAFLVTVLVLFMLWIVLGVFLMATSLRMYATCQQLQAQAQAHAAAANGFLGHTELRVHVPPTIALATRGRLQSLRLQLALLDREFDDLDYDALRALDADNSPHVPSMSEEEINTLPVFKYKVQAQQGSTSTRESDGLPQLSTSLTGSGNEVLTNTDLFLKKKQADRTSKTLEDELTCSVCLEQVAVGDLLRSLPCLHQFHVNCIDPWLRQQGTCPICKHQVSDGWHGAGNGEEDASYMV, translated from the exons ATGAGCTTCGTGTTCCGGGGGAGCAGGGCGGACATTGAGGCCGGTGGCTTCCCGGGATTCGCTCCCGACCGCCGCGCCATG CGAATTCATGCAGGGGGCAGGCCAGTTCATAGCAATTCCTTGGCTTTTCTTGTCACAG TTCTTGTTTTGTTCATG CTTTGGATTGTTTTGGGGGTCTTCCTAATGGCCACAAGCCTTAGAATGTACGCCACGTGCCAGCAACTCCAAGCGCAGGCGCAAGCTCATGCTGCAGCTGCCAATGGTTTTCTTGGACACACTGAGCTACGTGTGCATGTACCACCAACCATAGCCCTTGCTACAAGAGGCCGGTTGCAGAGCCTTAGACTTCAACTGGCTCTTCTTGATCGCGAATTTGATGATTTAG ACTATGATGCTCTGAGAGCATTGGATGCTGACAACAGCCCACATGTTCCTTCTATGAGTGAAGAAGAAATAAATACTCTCCCTGTCTTCAAATACAAAGTTCAGGCACAGCAGGGTAGTACCTCCACCCGAGAAAG TGATGGGCTACCTCAGCTGTCGACTTCTTTGACTGGGTCTGGCAATGAGGTACTGACAAACACTGACCTGTTTCTCAAG AAAAAGCAAGCAGATAGAACCAGCAAAACTCTAGAGGATGAACTAACATGCAGTGTTTGCTTAGAGCAAGTTGCAGTGGGTGATCTGTTGAGAAGCCTACCATGTTTGCATCAG TTTCATGTAAACTGCATCGACCCATGGCTGCGTCAACAGGGTACATGTCCAATCTGCAAGCACCAGGTGAGTGACGGGTGGCATGGCGCAGGCAATGGCGAAGAGGATGCTTCTTATATGGTGTAA
- the LOC112874840 gene encoding E3 ubiquitin-protein ligase SDIR1 isoform X1, which yields MSFVFRGSRADIEAGGFPGFAPDRRAMRIHAGGRPVHSNSLAFLVTVLVLFMVLNSHQMSPNFLLWIVLGVFLMATSLRMYATCQQLQAQAQAHAAAANGFLGHTELRVHVPPTIALATRGRLQSLRLQLALLDREFDDLDYDALRALDADNSPHVPSMSEEEINTLPVFKYKVQAQQGSTSTRESDGLPQLSTSLTGSGNEVLTNTDLFLKKKQADRTSKTLEDELTCSVCLEQVAVGDLLRSLPCLHQFHVNCIDPWLRQQGTCPICKHQVSDGWHGAGNGEEDASYMV from the exons ATGAGCTTCGTGTTCCGGGGGAGCAGGGCGGACATTGAGGCCGGTGGCTTCCCGGGATTCGCTCCCGACCGCCGCGCCATG CGAATTCATGCAGGGGGCAGGCCAGTTCATAGCAATTCCTTGGCTTTTCTTGTCACAG TTCTTGTTTTGTTCATGGTACTGAACTCACACCAGATGTCTCCCAATTTTTTG CTTTGGATTGTTTTGGGGGTCTTCCTAATGGCCACAAGCCTTAGAATGTACGCCACGTGCCAGCAACTCCAAGCGCAGGCGCAAGCTCATGCTGCAGCTGCCAATGGTTTTCTTGGACACACTGAGCTACGTGTGCATGTACCACCAACCATAGCCCTTGCTACAAGAGGCCGGTTGCAGAGCCTTAGACTTCAACTGGCTCTTCTTGATCGCGAATTTGATGATTTAG ACTATGATGCTCTGAGAGCATTGGATGCTGACAACAGCCCACATGTTCCTTCTATGAGTGAAGAAGAAATAAATACTCTCCCTGTCTTCAAATACAAAGTTCAGGCACAGCAGGGTAGTACCTCCACCCGAGAAAG TGATGGGCTACCTCAGCTGTCGACTTCTTTGACTGGGTCTGGCAATGAGGTACTGACAAACACTGACCTGTTTCTCAAG AAAAAGCAAGCAGATAGAACCAGCAAAACTCTAGAGGATGAACTAACATGCAGTGTTTGCTTAGAGCAAGTTGCAGTGGGTGATCTGTTGAGAAGCCTACCATGTTTGCATCAG TTTCATGTAAACTGCATCGACCCATGGCTGCGTCAACAGGGTACATGTCCAATCTGCAAGCACCAGGTGAGTGACGGGTGGCATGGCGCAGGCAATGGCGAAGAGGATGCTTCTTATATGGTGTAA
- the LOC112874840 gene encoding E3 ubiquitin-protein ligase SDIR1 isoform X2 yields MSFVFRGSRADIEAGGFPGFAPDRRAMRIHAGGRPVHSNSLAFLVTVLVLFMVLNSHQMSPNFLLWIVLGVFLMATSLRMYATCQQLQAQAQAHAAAANGFLGHTELRVHVPPTIALATRGRLQSLRLQLALLDREFDDLDYDALRALDADNSPHVPSMSEEEINTLPVFKYKVQAQQGSTSTRESDGLPQLSTSLTGSGNEKKQADRTSKTLEDELTCSVCLEQVAVGDLLRSLPCLHQFHVNCIDPWLRQQGTCPICKHQVSDGWHGAGNGEEDASYMV; encoded by the exons ATGAGCTTCGTGTTCCGGGGGAGCAGGGCGGACATTGAGGCCGGTGGCTTCCCGGGATTCGCTCCCGACCGCCGCGCCATG CGAATTCATGCAGGGGGCAGGCCAGTTCATAGCAATTCCTTGGCTTTTCTTGTCACAG TTCTTGTTTTGTTCATGGTACTGAACTCACACCAGATGTCTCCCAATTTTTTG CTTTGGATTGTTTTGGGGGTCTTCCTAATGGCCACAAGCCTTAGAATGTACGCCACGTGCCAGCAACTCCAAGCGCAGGCGCAAGCTCATGCTGCAGCTGCCAATGGTTTTCTTGGACACACTGAGCTACGTGTGCATGTACCACCAACCATAGCCCTTGCTACAAGAGGCCGGTTGCAGAGCCTTAGACTTCAACTGGCTCTTCTTGATCGCGAATTTGATGATTTAG ACTATGATGCTCTGAGAGCATTGGATGCTGACAACAGCCCACATGTTCCTTCTATGAGTGAAGAAGAAATAAATACTCTCCCTGTCTTCAAATACAAAGTTCAGGCACAGCAGGGTAGTACCTCCACCCGAGAAAG TGATGGGCTACCTCAGCTGTCGACTTCTTTGACTGGGTCTGGCAATGAG AAAAAGCAAGCAGATAGAACCAGCAAAACTCTAGAGGATGAACTAACATGCAGTGTTTGCTTAGAGCAAGTTGCAGTGGGTGATCTGTTGAGAAGCCTACCATGTTTGCATCAG TTTCATGTAAACTGCATCGACCCATGGCTGCGTCAACAGGGTACATGTCCAATCTGCAAGCACCAGGTGAGTGACGGGTGGCATGGCGCAGGCAATGGCGAAGAGGATGCTTCTTATATGGTGTAA
- the LOC112874839 gene encoding aspartic proteinase PCS1-like, which produces MPRIILLCLFLLAHAAASASAEGEARFGGGMLLPLRVQAVPPPANKLRFRHDVSLTVSVAVGTPPQNVTMVLDTGSELSWLLCNGTGAPRPAAAFDALASSTYAAVRCRSPECQWRGRDLPVPPFCAAPPSDSCRVSLAYADASSADGVLAADTFLLGGAPPAPALFGCVTSYYSATGGGGGGNGTDSSEAATGLLGMNRGSLSFVTQTATHRFAYCIAPGDGPGLLVLGGDGLALAPQLNYTPLIEIPQPLPYFDRVAYSVQLEGIRVGAALLPIPKSVLAPDHTGAGQTMVDSGTQFTFLLADAYAALKAEFASRTRALLAPLGEPGFVFQGAFDACFRAPEARVAAACPRLPEVGLVLRGAEVAVAGERLLYRVPGERRGEGGAEAVWCLTFGSSDMAGMSAYVIGHHHQQNVWVEYDLQNGRVGFAPARCDLATERLGSGA; this is translated from the coding sequence ATGCCGCGAATCATTCTCCTCTgcctctttctcctcgcccacgcggcggcgtcggcgtcggcggaaGGGGAGGCTCGGTTCGGAGGTGGAATGCTGCTTCCGCTGCGGGTGCAGgcggtgccgccgccggcgaacAAGCTCCGGTTCCGCCACGACGTGAGCCTGACCGTGTCGGTTGCCGTGGGTACGCCGCCGCAGAACGTCACGATGGTGCTCGACACCGGCAGCGAGCTCTCCTGGCTGCTCTGCAACGGGACCGGCGCGCCGCGGCCCGCGGCGGCGTTCGACGCGCTGGCTTCGTCGACGTACGCCGCGGTCCGCTGCCGGTCGCCGGAGTGCCAGTGGCGCGGCCGCGACCTCCCCGTCCCGCCGttctgcgccgcgccgccgtccgacTCCTGCCGCGTCTCGCTCGCCTACGCGGACGCCTCGTCCGCCGACGGCGTCCTGGCCGCCGACACGTTCCTCCTCGGcggcgcgccgcccgcgcccgcgctctTCGGCTGCGTCACCTCCTACTACTCcgccacgggcggcggcggcggcggcaacggcACCGACTCCTCGGAGGCCGCGACGGGCCTCCTCGGCATGAACCGGGGCAGCCTGTCCTTCGTGACGCAGACGGCCACCCACCGCTTCGCCTACTGCATCGCCCCGGGCGACGGGCCCGGCCTCCTGGTCCTCGGCGGCGACGGCCTCGCCCTGGCGCCGCAGCTGAACTACACGCCGCTCATCGAGATCCCGCAGCCGCTGCCGTACTTCGACCGCGTGGCCTACTCCGTGCAGCTGGAGGGCATCCGCGTGGGCGCCGCGCTGCTGCCCATCCCCAAGTCCGTGCTCGCGCCGGACCACACGGGCGCGGGCCAGACCATGGTGGACTCCGGCACGCAGTTCACGTTCCTCCTCGCCGACGCCTACGCGGCGCTCAAGGCCGAGTTCGCAAGCCGGACGCGCGCGCTCCTGGCCCCGCTCGGGGAGCCGGGCTTCGTGTTCCAGGGCGCGTTCGACGCGTGCTTCCGCGCGCCGGAGGCCCGGGTGGCCGCGGCGTGCCCGCGGCTCCCGGAGGTGGGCCTCGTCCTACGCGGCGCGGAGGTGGCGGTCGCCGGGGAAAGGCTCCTGTACAGGGTGCCCGGGGAGCGGCGCGGGGAGGGCGGCGCCGAGGCGGTGTGGTGCCTGACGTTCGGGAGCTCGGACATGGCGGGGATGTCGGCGTACGTGATCGGGCACCACCACCAGCAGAACGTGTGGGTGGAGTACGATCTCCAGAACGGCCGCGTCGGGTTCGCGCCAGCGCGCTGCGACCTCGCCACCGAGCGCCTCGGCAGTGGAGCATAA
- the LOC112874841 gene encoding E3 ubiquitin-protein ligase RDUF2-like: protein MESSPVSYWCYRCSRFVRVSPDTVVCPECDGGFLEQFPQQPPRGGGGSGRRGTMNPVIVLRGGSLSGFELYYDDGAGDGLRPLPGDVQHLLMGSGFHRLLDQFSRLEAAAPRPPASKAAVESMPSVTISGSGAHCAVCQEAFEPGAAGREMPCKHVYHQDCILPWLSLRNSCPVCRQELPAAATPDAEADAGLTIWRLPRGGFAVGRFAGGPREQLPVVYTELDGGFSNGVGPRRVTWPEGEGQVDGGEGRIRRVFRNLFGCFGHGSRQASSSQSRSG, encoded by the coding sequence ATGGAGTCGTCTCCGGTGTCCTACTGGTGCTACCGCTGCAGCCGCTTCGTGAGGGTGTCTCCGGACACCGTCGTCTGCCCGGAGTGCGACGGCGGCTTCCTGGAGCAGTTCCCACAGCAGCcgccgcggggcggcggcgggagcggccGGCGCGGGACGATGAACCCGGTCATCGTGCTCCGGGGCGGATCGCTATCCGGGTTCGAGCTCTACTACGACGACGGCGCGGGCGACGGGCTGCGGCCGCTGCCCGGTGACGTCCAGCACCTCCTCATGGGGTCCGGTTTCCACCGCCTGCTGGACCAGTTCTCGCggctggaggcggcggcgccgcggccgccggcgtctAAGGCTGCGGTGGAGTCCATGCCGTCCGTGACGATTTCCGGAAGCGGGGCTCACTGCGCGGTGTGCCAGGAGGCCTTtgagcccggcgccgccgggcgGGAGATGCCGTGCAAACATGTCTACCACCAAGACTGCATCTTGCCATGGCTGTCCCTCCGCAACTCATGCCCCGTTTGTCGTCAAGAGCTTCCGGCCGCAGCCACCCCAGATGCGGAGGCGGATGCTGGGCTCACCATCTGGCGACTTCCACGCGGTGGATTTGCCGTAGGGAGGTTTGCCGGCGGGCCCAGAGAGCAGCTCCCGGTCGTCTACACCGAGCTGGATGGGGGCTTCAGTAACGGGGTCGGCCCGAGGAGGGTGACATGGCCAGAGGGAGAAGGGCAAGTGGACGGCGGTGAAGGTCGGATTCGCCGTGTATTTAGGAATCTGTTTGGCTGCTTTGGTCATGGCAGCCGGCAAGCAAGTTCGTCGCAATCTCGTAGTGGCTGA
- the LOC112873350 gene encoding uncharacterized protein LOC112873350, producing the protein MRSRHDGWAETARVGLGLGLGFLIRPRPLFPFSLPSVRFDRSFASTGARDGIMAAAAASSLSVLPLAPRRPLLLRRAARNVEGGGGGAPRPLRLARLRLRLRRGRQVQAAAAVAGDAELPLEEAEAAMRVAADDDSVTATVVSALLTLAFVGLSLLTLGVIYLSVQDFLQKREKEKFEKEEAERQKEEARKKRAKSRKKRRNY; encoded by the exons ATGCGGTCACGTCACGACGGG TGGGCTGAAACGGCCCGTGTTGGGCTTGGCCTAGGCCTAGGTTTTCTGATACGGCCCAGGCCTCTcttccctttctctctcccttccGTTCGTTTCGACCGTTCATTCGCTTCGACGGGCGCGAGGGACGGGATaatggcggcagcggcagcgagcTCGCTCTCCGTTCTGCCCCTCGCGCCGCGGAGGCCTCTCCTTCTGAGGCGCGCTGCTAGGAATGTGGAGGGAGGCGGGGGAGGGGCTCCGAGGCCCCTGCGCCTCGCGAGgttgcggctgcggctgcggcgcggGCGCCAGGTCCAGGCTGCTGCCGCCGTGGCCGGCGACGCGGAGTTGCCTCtggaggaggcggaggccgcGATGAGGGTGGCGGCCGACGATGACAGCGTCACCGCCACGGTGGTGTCCGCGCTGCTCACGCTCGCGTTCGTCGGCCTCTCCCTCCTCACCCTCGGG GTGATCTACCTGTCGGTGCAGGACTTCTTGCAGAAGAGGGAAAAGGAGAAGTTTGAGAAGGAGGAGGCTGAGAGGCAGAAAGAGGAGGCCAGGAAGAAGAGGGCCAAGTCCAGGAAGAAGAGAAGAAACTATTGA